A window from Pagrus major chromosome 4, Pma_NU_1.0 encodes these proteins:
- the fgf3 gene encoding fibroblast growth factor 3 — MLMIPLLVLLSLLDPVSPRVSCAPGQACDPRQRRDAGGRGGVYEHLGGAPRRRKLYCATKYHLQIHSNGKIDGSLEENNQFSIMEITAVDVGVVAIKGLFSGRYLAMNDKGRLYASEVFNRECEFVERIHELGYNTYASRHHSTEQPLPSGGGSSKRRASAKRQWYVSINGKGRPRRGFKTRSTDKASLFLPRVLGNKDHEMVRRLRDSQSVHHHMHHHGSSGDRRRRRHRARKSQAQRPDN, encoded by the exons ATGCTGATGATACCTCTGCTGGTGTTGCTGAGCCTGTTGGATCCCGTTAGTCCCCGGGTCAGCTGCGCCCCGGGCCAGGCTTGCGACCCCCGGCAGCGGAGGGACGCTGGGGGCCGCGGAGGAGTATACGAACATCTCGGAGGTGCGCCGAGACGCAGGAAGCTCTACTGTGCTACTAAATATCATTTACAAATCCATTCTAATGGGAAAATAGATGGATCATTGGAGGAGAACAACCAGTTCA GCATCATGGAAATCACAGCAGTGGATGTGGGTGTTGTGGCCATAAAAGGGCTTTTCTCAGGCAGATATCTGGCCATGAATGATAAAGGGCGGCTGTATGCTTCG GAAGTGTTCAACAGAGAGTGTGAGTTTGTGGAGAGGATTCATGAGTTGGGGTACAACACCTATGCATCCCGCCACCATTCCACAGAGCAGCCGCTGCCATCAGGGGGCGGCAGCAGCAAGCGACGAGCCAGTGCCAAGCGACAGTGGTACGTTTCCATTAATGGCAAGGGCCGGCCACGACGAGGCTTTAAAACCCGAAGCACGGACAAAGCCTCACTTTTCCTGCCTCGGGTTCTGGGCAACAAGGACCATGAGATGGTGAGGCGACTGAGGGACAGTCAGAGTGTACACCACCACATGCATCACCACGGCAGCAGCGGTGATCGCCGGAGACGCCGGCATCGTGCCAGGAAAAGCCAGGCCCAAAGGCCAGATAACTGA
- the fgf4 gene encoding fibroblast growth factor 4, whose amino-acid sequence MSATSTRSLPRRCFFFFFSLHREGKRQEAAFRARPGMGSVVALQTVLVLVLVTGLAGCVPGLNGTADRLEALYSRSLARIPGEKREEISRDSDYLLGIKRLRRLYCNVGIGFHIQVLPDGRITGVHNENRHSLLQISPVERGVVTLMGVRSGLFVAMSRRGKLYGSLHYNNECKFREKLLANNYNAYESVVYPRMYIGLSKNGKTKRGNRVSPAMTVTHFLPRI is encoded by the exons ATGAGCGCAACTTCCACACGCTCTCTGCCGCGccgctgcttcttctttttcttctcgcTTCATCGGGAAGGCAAACGTCAGGAGGCTGCTTTCAGAGCCAGACCCGGGATGGGCTCTGTGGTGGCCCTGCAGACCGTCTTGGTACTGGTCCTTGTGACCGGACTGGCGGGATGCGTCCCCGGTCTGAACGGGACGGCGGATCGCTTGGAAGCCCTCTACTCACGGTCCCTGGCGCGGATCCCGGGGGAAAAGCGGGAGGAGATAAGCCGGGACAGTGACTACCTCCTGGGCATAAAAAGGTTGCGGCGCCTCTATTGCAACGTGGGGATCGGCTTTCATATTCAAGTGTTACCGGACGGTAGAATAACCGGAGTACACAACGAAAACCGCCACA GTCTTCTGCAGATCTCTCCAGTAGAGAGAGGAGTGGTGACTCTGATGGGCGTTCGCAGTGGACTCTTTGTGGCCATGAGCCGGCGAGGAAAGCTGTACGGATCT ttaCACTACAACAACGAGTGCAAGTTTAGAGAAAAGCTTCTCGCCAACAACTACAACGCCTATGAGTCGGTGGTCTACCCAAGGATGTACATCGGCCTGAGTAAGAatggcaaaacaaaaagaggaaaccGAGTGTCACCCGCCATGACGGTGACACATTTCTTGCCAAGAATCTAG